Proteins encoded together in one Marinobacter sp. Arc7-DN-1 window:
- a CDS encoding ATPase: MEIKTFEDLIDWTRQLHAYLARCLHDSASLNKDERASALLDYLSSHESLLERAVSEFEKQADPKAMKTRLYDYLNHRPIKASEVPDTHYAGMSFTDIAREVFQFHDQVMDLYESLIGKAEIPEAKSLLEDLLALEEHEAMRLASQISRMEDL, translated from the coding sequence ATGGAAATAAAAACCTTCGAGGATCTGATCGACTGGACCCGCCAGCTACACGCGTACCTGGCCAGATGCCTGCACGATTCAGCCAGCCTGAACAAGGACGAGCGAGCCAGCGCCCTCCTGGATTATCTGTCCAGCCATGAAAGCCTGCTGGAAAGAGCCGTGAGCGAGTTCGAAAAGCAGGCCGATCCGAAGGCGATGAAAACCCGCCTCTACGATTACCTGAACCATAGACCGATCAAGGCCAGCGAGGTTCCGGATACCCACTATGCCGGTATGAGTTTCACGGACATCGCACGGGAGGTCTTTCAGTTTCATGACCAGGTGATGGACCTCTATGAGTCCCTGATAGGAAAGGCCGAGATCCCCGAGGCCAAGTCGCTGCTGGAGGACTTGCTCGCCCTGGAGGAGCACGAAGCCATGCGCCTGGCCAGCCAGATCAGCCGGATGGAAGACCTCTGA